In Panthera leo isolate Ple1 chromosome B3, P.leo_Ple1_pat1.1, whole genome shotgun sequence, a single genomic region encodes these proteins:
- the LOC122222580 gene encoding LOW QUALITY PROTEIN: olfactory receptor 11H6-like (The sequence of the model RefSeq protein was modified relative to this genomic sequence to represent the inferred CDS: deleted 1 base in 1 codon) has protein sequence MVLSHTDFYDTHLVTSALQTNEYSNINNCSSSVSKFILLGFSYTWEIQIFLFSVFSGTYILTLTGNLCIICAVMWDHQLQTPMYILLANFSFLEIWFITSTVPNMLANFLSETNTISVSGCFLQFYFFFSLGTTETFFLSAMAFDRYLAICRPLHYPTVMTVQRCIRTGAGCWVCGFLYFLLPIYLISQLPFCCPNTIDHFLCDPGPLIKLACVPAPATEIICAIYNSVLIFTTLVFIISSYTLVIRAVLKVPSTEGRHKAFSTCGSHLAVVSLFYGSIMVVYVSPTAGNPAGIQKYVTLSYSVLTPLFNPLSIVFEIKR, from the exons ATGGTGTTAAGCCATACAGATTTCTATGATACCCATCTTGTAACTTCAG CAttacaaacaaatgaatattcCAACATAAATaattgctctagctctgtgagtAAATTCATCCTTTTAGGCTTTTCTTATACCTGGGAAATTCAGATTTTCCTCTTTTCAGTCTTCTCTGGGACATATATTCTGACACTAACTGGAAATCTTTGTATTATCTGTGCTGTGATGTGGGACCATCAACTACAAACTCCAATGTACATCCTGCTGGCCAATTTTTCCTTCCTGGAGATCTGGTTTATCACCTCCACTGTCCCTAATATGCTAGCCAACTTTCTCTCTGAGACCAACACCATTTCTGTCTCTGGATGCTTCCTCCAGTTCTACTTCTTCTTCTCCCTGGGCACCACTGAGACCTTCTTCTTGTCTGCCATGGCCTTTGACAGGTACCTTGCTATCTGCAGGCCCCTGCATTACCCCACTGTCATGACAGTTCAACGCTGCATCAGAACAGGAGCTGGGTGTTGGGTGTGTGGCTTCCTGTACTTCCTCTTGCCTATTTACCTGATCTCTCAGCTCCCATTTTGTTGTCCCAATACAATTGATCATTTCCTGTGCGACCCAGGACCTCTTATAAAGCTGGCCTGTGTGCCAGCTCCTGCCACTGAGATCATCTGTGCTATCTATAACTCAGTCCTCATTTTCACCACCTTAGTCTTCATTATCAGCTCCTATACCTTGGTGATCAGAGCTGTGCTGAAGGTCCCCTCAACAGAAGGTCGGCATAAGGCTTTCTCCACATGTGGCTCCCATTTGGCTGTGGTGTCCCTGTTCTATGGCTCTATCATGGTTGTATATGTGAGTCCAACAGCAGGCAATCCAGCAGGGATTCAGAAATATGTGACTTTGTCCTATTCTGTGTTAACTCCACTCTTCAACCCCTTG TCTATAGTCTTCGAAATAAAGAGATGA
- the LOC122221245 gene encoding olfactory receptor 4K15, giving the protein MNETNHSRVTEFVLLGLSNSQELQPFLFVIFSLLYLAILLGNFLIILTVTTDSHLHTPMYFLLANLSFVDICVASFATPKMIADFLVEQKTISFDACLAQIFFVHLFTGSEMVLLVSMAYDRYVAICKPLHYMTIMSHRVCIILVLISWLVGFIHTTSQLAFTINLPFCGPNQVDSFFCDLPLVTKLACIDTYVVSLLIVADSGFLSMSSFLLLVVSYTVILITVRKRSSASMAKARSTLTAHVTVVTLFFGPCIFIYVWPFSSYSVDKVLAVFYTIFTPILNPIIYTLRNKEMKAAMLKLKSRYLKFGQVSAAIRNVLFLETK; this is encoded by the coding sequence ATGAATGAGACAAATCATTCCCGGGTGACAGAGTTTGTGTTGCTGGGACTCTCTAATTCCCAGGAGCTCCAACCTTTCTTGTTTGTCATATTTTCACTACTTTACCTAGCAATACTGCTGGGAAACTTTCTTATCATCCTCACTGTAACCACAGATTCTCACCttcacacccccatgtacttcctgCTTGCAAACCTCTCTTTTGTAGATATATGTGTTGCCTCTTTTGCTACACCCAAAATGATTGCAGACTTTCTGGTTGAGCAGAAGACTATTTCTTTTGATGCCTGTTTGGCCCAGATTTTCTTTGTTCACCTTTTCACTGGCAGTGAAATGGTGCTCCTTGTATCCATGGCTTATGACCGTTATGTTGCTATATGCAAACCTCTCCACTACATGACAATCATGAGTCACCGTGTGTGTATTATTCTTGTTCTCATCTCCTGGCTTGTGGGTTTTATCCATACTACTAGCCAGTTGGCATTTACAATTAACTTGCCTTTTTGTGGCCCTAATCAGGTAGATAGTTTTTTCTGTGACCTCCCTTTAGTGACCAAGCTGGCATGCATTGACACTTACGTTGTCAGCCTACTTATAGTTGCAGATAGTGGCTTTCTTTCTATGAGTTCCTTTCTCCTCTTGGTTGTCTCCTACACTGTGATACTTATCACAGTCAGGAAACGCTCCTCTGCTAGCATGGCAAAGGCCCGTTCCACGTTGACTGCCCATGTCACTGTGGTCACCCTATTCTTTGGACCATGCATCTTCATCTATGTGTGGCCCTTCAGCAGTTATTCTGTTGACAAAGTCCTTGCTGTGTTCTACACAATCTTTACTCCTATTTTAAACCCAATTATCTACACTCtaaggaacaaagaaatgaaggcagCTATGTTAAAACTGAAGAGTCGGTATCTGAAGTTTGGCCAGGTTTCTGCAGCCataagaaatgttctttttctggaaaCAAAGTAA